A genome region from Maridesulfovibrio salexigens DSM 2638 includes the following:
- a CDS encoding tyrosine-type recombinase/integrase, translated as MTMTLNVYFRPYKGKNGKYRAYFKYRGKQPSKVVETQKEGRQWAQRKKKEIDRELARLNALMFSAASYDYLLDCEDRDMTTGTVQEKLNHLTEFAEWTLTYIQRINPEAVDFLLDDVSLEIARKYYRHTCKARTVKTANNHVKNLKACWNFHIKEERILSNPWPKLEKSEGDEAPVYIPPAEDVVAAYNAAETWQQDYIQILLKTGGRAGDPRKLKWESVDFANGTLSFWTKKRKGGKKEYRIISMPEGSTLHTLLLKIWKDREIESEYVFNNPRTGTGYTRQADGIKYMLHYACAIAGVRRFTLKDLRDFVALRLDDSKEASLTDIQNILGHKRPTTTDIYLKAKRGNTETAARILDNDDLV; from the coding sequence ATGACAATGACACTGAACGTATACTTTCGCCCCTACAAAGGGAAAAACGGGAAATACCGGGCGTACTTCAAGTATCGCGGAAAACAGCCGTCCAAAGTGGTCGAGACTCAAAAGGAAGGCAGACAGTGGGCACAAAGAAAGAAAAAGGAAATAGACAGGGAACTAGCAAGGCTCAACGCTTTGATGTTTTCCGCCGCGTCATATGATTATCTTCTGGACTGTGAAGACAGGGATATGACCACCGGAACCGTACAGGAAAAGCTCAACCACTTAACTGAATTCGCAGAATGGACCCTTACCTACATACAGAGAATCAACCCTGAAGCCGTTGATTTCCTTCTTGATGATGTCAGCCTTGAAATTGCACGTAAATACTACCGCCACACCTGCAAGGCCCGCACGGTCAAAACTGCGAACAACCACGTTAAAAACCTGAAGGCATGCTGGAACTTCCATATCAAAGAGGAACGGATATTATCTAACCCGTGGCCCAAACTTGAAAAATCCGAAGGCGACGAAGCCCCCGTTTATATTCCCCCTGCTGAAGACGTAGTAGCGGCATACAATGCTGCTGAAACATGGCAGCAAGACTACATCCAAATTTTATTAAAAACAGGAGGCCGGGCAGGAGACCCCCGGAAACTTAAATGGGAAAGTGTAGATTTCGCTAACGGAACCCTCAGTTTCTGGACCAAAAAGAGAAAAGGCGGAAAAAAAGAATACCGTATAATCTCAATGCCGGAAGGCTCCACCCTGCATACCCTTCTGCTTAAGATATGGAAAGATAGAGAGATTGAATCAGAATACGTTTTCAACAACCCGCGCACCGGAACCGGATATACAAGGCAAGCAGACGGCATTAAATATATGTTGCATTACGCTTGCGCAATTGCAGGTGTCCGCCGATTCACCCTAAAGGACTTACGCGACTTCGTAGCCCTTCGCCTTGATGATTCCAAAGAAGCCAGCCTCACCGATATTCAAAACATCCTCGGACACAAAAGGCCGACCACAACAGATATTTACCTGAAGGCCAAACGCGGCAACACCGAAACAGCCGCCCGAATATTGGATAATGACGACCTAGTTTAA